The Branchiostoma lanceolatum isolate klBraLanc5 chromosome 1, klBraLanc5.hap2, whole genome shotgun sequence genomic sequence CTGTATTATtcataacgttaacgttagtaAATAAATGTAGCGTTACAGACTCATGAGCAATCCTCCCTGACAAGCAAACGAAGCAAGTCATTGCACCACAGTGTCATTGCACAAAACGTAATTAAATACAATGTACGAAGCGGCTTGAAAAATTGGTGGCGCAGCGTATTTTTTGCAGTTTGAGAGCTATTTCATGGCTTTCGGCAGAGTTGGCCTTTTAACTATCCGACACTTTCTTCACCATTTTATCCATTTCGATACTTCATTGATCGCATTTTCCTCCCCACTCATCgctttgttttcatctttcatttttccTTACCACAAGCCTTCTTTCCCCTCACATTTTGAAAGTTCTACCAGTTTCTAGTCTTCAATTTTTATTCCAACCTGTCCTTATGTTTTAaactccgtgaaaacggaggtttTGTAGTCGgttgatgtgtttgttttgtttgtttgtttgtttcgttttGTTTGGTGTGCGTCTATAGGAAGAGGCAAGTGGTGTGTGGTGTTACAATTCCGCTTTCGACATTTGAATGCTAGTCACGTCGACACTAATATAAGTTTGGTCAAAAGTGCTGGAAATGTCCCAGAaaggtttattgtttattgtataaACAAGTGAACTTTtgactattcttcctggagtctttacatataacatacacattacattacaaCTTGTGAAATACGCATtacattacataatatatacatatttacatacatcaaTAGCAGGAAATGAATTTTGGCCAAAGTCCCCAGGCGCCTCATGCAGTGTTTTATCCATAGTCTGATTATTAAGACAGCTCAGAGATTATTGAACTTAAGCAAGGAAAGTGGCCTTTGaagcaaaacaagaaattcgcaaaatttctatctatttatttttttatgtttgaagTTCATCAATAAGCCATCCATTGATTCCTCTGATCGCTCTTCATTTATTTCAGTCACTCTTCATTAAAACTTTCCACCTTACCAAACCGCCCCCTCCCACAAACCGATCCGTATATTGCCTCATCAAATCGCGCTGGACGTTCGCCCAGTCGAGCACATAATCCATATCAGCTTCCCGGGGGACATATGTCCGCCGTCCGGTATGCTGTACGTCAGCACCTAATGCTGTATGCACAGCCCCTTCCTCAAAAACACGTCCCAATTTCCGTCTGTCCACTCACGGCTAACCCATccctttcaatttcaatttcccGAGTTCGTGCGTTGTCCTTGACCCGTCCATTTTAATTCTCGGCAGTACCTGGCGCATCTTTGGCTAACGCTTTTGGATTTAGCAATCATCCGGACCGATATCAGCGGGTATTAGGGCCTTACGAGCGGCTATATGTCAGAATAGAAGATTGGGTTCGGGTTCGTCAATATCGATTCTGATTGACGACAAATAACCCATTTCGCTGGGTAAATTCTCAGGCAGACCGCAGCAAATTAAAAGCTTCATTCTGTCCCATTCTTGTCCAATTTCTATTTCTCAAGGacatttcttttaaatcattGGTGATGTTAGTCATTGCATAGGATCTTTTTGGCATGTTATATTCAGTAAGACCAGCACTTGTCAAACACGCTTTTATACCTGGATATTGAACTGTTTTGTACTTCAATACCCTTAATTCTTTCATTGTATCCAAGGACGGATACATAAAATGTCATCTCTGTATCGTAGGCTTTTGTGTTATATCGATCTCATGGTCAAGTTGGTTTTGTTGCTTATCGATTTACCGCAGTTTTGAGTGGCTACTTATACACAGTTGAAGCCCCCATGTATTGTACCGCATTGTCTTTCATCCTTACGTTTAGTACTAAACTGtatttcaatttcatgtttTCATCAATAATATCTGGCTAGTATTGAATATTATCTCCTTGGATATCATCATCGACAAGTTGGATAGTATCAACTATGCTAATAAATGGGTTTGCCTTCATCGGAAAAACATATGGAAGCGCGAACTACGTATTTCCTAAGCAGAGATTTCGGTGGAGGGTGGGGTGGTCATGCCGACGTTAGTagtggccacgattttcagtagTTGCCGCGAAAAAATCGTGGTCACAACTTAACTAGCACCCCAACCGAAATcagtctgcttggagaatatgaacTAGCAGTGTCACACTGATACAGTCTTTTGGATCAGAGCCACGGTGACCGGTTCGGTATGTTCGATGAGTACGCTCGTACAACATTTGTCAAAACCCTGTGGTTTATCAGGGAGTCTTTAGTCACTGTCCCGCAGTCATCTTAAACAAGCCTTTGTTTTAACTTCAAGTTTAAACGCACACTTGAGTACACGTGATGTTTTGATTTATTGGCTCTTGAATATGGCCGTTTCGGTTTATGGTAAGTATTTCCATCTTCAGATTTTGCTCGAATGATAATCATATCTATGAgtaaaaaaattgcattcatGAGTGAAAACACGCACTGCAATGGTTGTATCCTGTTAGTGTTAGTTATTTTTACGTCTAAAGGAACGAGAAAATATCGTCACTGTCTATTCCgaccattttttttacacacctTATTCTAAAACCTGCTGTAATTTAGCCCGGTCACCATTCGGAACAGACTTGGTCATCTGTTAGCAAAGGGAAGTGCGGTGGAACCGCGCTCATATCCTATAATAACGACAGGAGATTTGGACGGCTTCCTCGTCAAGCTAGCTTTACTTCTCAAACAAGTCATCCTGGACACAATATCCGTCCTAAAAGTCCCTGTGTcagaaacacagaaaatgtTATGTCTCATATTTCATAGCCAATAGAAAATGTACCAATAAGTGTGCGTGGTTTTCGGGTGTTAATTTATCAGCCATCAGTTAGCTCGCGCCTTGCATTACCCAAGCAAGGTGGAGACGAATTCAGTCGACCCACCACAGAGCAAACGCATCCTTTCCTTCTTCCTTCGTTTTTTCATGCTTCACAGGTATCAGTATCGGGTTTGAAGAAGAGGAAAGTGTATACAGTCCATCGATGTGCGGGCGGAAAGTCCACATAGCAACTGGAGCTGCACTGAGGCGGCGGCGCAGCTAGCGTATCCAGGTCTGCCGGGAGAGGGGCCCTGGCGTAAGGGTTTTCCGTTCGGCCCCGTTCAGAGAAGGCGGCATTGCGCAGCGCCGCCAGATTGGACGTGGAATTGCAAGCGAGATTTCGGGGCTCATCCTGTGAGATTACGTAGAATCCCCACGGAAGAAGGAGACTTTTAACGAAGCCATTGAAGATTAAGGCATCCGCGAGCAGTCAACACTGAGAGGCTTGCCGCTTCGTGTGGAAAATTTATGCATACTCGCACGCCCCTCTTTCACCCTGAGCCAAGGTAAATCCTGAGACGCTGCGGACTACACCTGCTAGACTCAGACGTGCAAACCAAGGTTTAAGACATTTCCCTCAAGATCTGGGTATCTTCAAATCTTGCAGGTGAGTTATGTATATGTGCTGGGTTGCCTGATGATGTTGgaatgggaggggggcgtgtctTCTTCATTTCACCTTCACCTGAATCGGGGAACGTCCTTGGGGGACGTCATAATGCTCTTCCGTTAATCCTACCGCGAATACGGTCtcttaagtgtgtgtgtttttcattTCAAGTAACAAAATGTCGTGATGAACACCTTTAATCAAATGATGCTGCGTTTGAGCTAACCTCAGGGAACAAAATTCCGTGAATATTACGCCCCTTCTCCCTCACGAGAAGGGATATACCTGTTTGAATACTGCATGGTTATTTCAACGGATATGTCTAAATCCCAAATCGCAGTAAACGTTACATGACGCAGTGCTGTTATTTGAAGATCGGCCTACTCATCGCCGTGAGTTAGTGCCGTGGCGGTATCACACGAAATCAATATAAATGGCGATCGGTGTACGTGCTTTTTCTAGACAATGCCGGCATTGTAAAAACGCCAGTGAGAACACGGTCTGAATACAAAATAAGGGACTGTAGTTTACTGTAGCTGCGGCGAGCTGCCAGCGGTGCGTTCAGCCGTTCCCGGTCAGACTCCGCGGTGCCGTGCGCTAAAccaaatcaaaacaggttagtTTGCTCACCACCGCGCGACAGAGACTTAGCGGCACCCTTTGATAAATTTTCAACTCTTCGTTACGTCTTATTAATTTTCAATCATCCAGCTGGCCATTTTATACCTCTGCAAATGTCACCGCGCTATTTTAACCTCAAAATCGCCATAAAAACGTGATGTCCTTGGGTTAGATTTATGCGTCCTCGGTGAAGAAGGTTGATGTTTGCTGCGAATTACAAATACCGAGCCGCGCCGAAATCGCGCTGAGATCAGATAGAGCCTTCTTGTTTTGTGAGAAAGTATTCAGTAGTGTACTCAGTGTTTCACAAGGGCCGCTCTTTGCGTCCGCTTCCTGTCCAAAATACGTGACTAGATTTCGCTTTCATCTCGCATGGACATCTGAATCGTCTTCCTTTCTAACTTCAACATTCATCTTCTATCGTATATATCATCTATGGTCTCAGCGAAAGTGGGACGTGTAAAAAGGGAGAATCGCCGGTAGTGTGCACTTAATGCTATGTTTGAAAAGCTACTGCGATGTTGGATGCGTTTGGCATATATCTACTGGATCCAGTAGGGGGGTATTGAGCATTGTGTGCGTTGAGGTTAATGCATTAGTGCACTGATACACCGATATCTAACGGACGCCTTGGTGTAGAGGATGCGGATAAACCAAACTAGGGGACCGCAGGGGGCGAAAACGGCAGTGGAAATAGCACATTATTAGTACAGAATTGTTGgtttgaaaacataaaaaaagtataCAATTTTGTGAATATCTATCGATAATCTATTAGCCGAAAAGATATATGCTACTGTTGTGATAACTAACCAACATTTTCTATTTGTATCCTTTTGGAAAAAGATTTGTAACTCTTTCAAATTGATTTTGTGCAAACATAAAATAAACTGCTTTGTCTCCACACCTCAGAAAAAAACGTAGGCCCGCATATTGACCTGGCCTGGCCTAAGAGTTGATTGGTTCTGTTCTTTCACCTTGGCAATAACCTACCCTACCCGAGCCGTAATATTCAATGACGCCGCTAGTTTCACCACCACTGACGCCATATCCTTTATGGCTTGTAATAATCTCAAACCATTTCGCGGCGATCCCGGGCGTTTTGGTTTATTGCTACGGAGACATCGACAGAGACGGTTATATTTTATTGATAGGTGGGGTGCGCCAGGCACTAtctgtgatgatgaaattccATTAGATTAATTTGTTCGCTGTCAACGTCTAGATGTTGCTCGTTAGTTATATGGTGGACTGAAGTGATTTTGATCGATCTATGAAGGACGCCCACTTGTGTCGCAAAAAGAGCACGCGGGCTATAAACAATGTTGTATCTGCCGCAGTACTAACATAGCTGTATACGGTATTCTGAACTTGAAATTACACGGTCGACAAGATGGCGATTTTCTTGTGGTGAGGGTTTAGATCAATTGTCTAGACCAATCACATTTCTGACTGGCACAAGGGCATCGTTGTAAATAGAAAAACTCTCGTGTATATACAATGAATATGTAAACATATTGCTAGTTATATTTCGTATCTTCCTGACAAGTATGTGTTTTCTGTTCGTTGTTGTTGGATGGTGGCTTGCTGTAGTCATCAACCTGtcgagtgaatgaatgaattaatgaataagCTAGTGAGTGAAAAAAGCGAGTGAGCAagcgagtgagtgaatgagtaagtgagtgagtgagtgaatgaatgaatgaatgagagtgagtgagtgagtgagtgagtgagtgagtgagtgagtggtgaGTGAGTCAGAGAATGAGTGAGcaagcgagtgagtgagtgagtgagtgagtgaatgagaatgagaatgagtgagtgagtgagtgagtgagtgagtgggtgggtaggtgagtgagtgagtgagtgggtgggtgagagtgagtgagtgagtgagtgagtgagtgagtgagtgagcaagcgagtgagtgagtgagtgagtgagtgagtgaatgagaatgagtgagtgagtgggtgggtaggtgagtgagtgagtgagtgagtgagtgggtgggtgagtgagtgagtgagtgagtaagtgagtgaatgagagtgagtgagtgagtgagtgagtgagtgagtgggtgggtgggtgagtgagtgagtgagtgagtgaatgagtgagtgagtgaaagaccCAAATAGACGTGTTTACAATGTGTTTAATGGTCGTGTTCAACACCACCGGAATGAATGACATcagaattctttaaaaaatatgTCTGAAATCAACTTTCTCACTACCAGTTGCCTATACTAGTATGTTGATTGTCAGTAATACCGAAAAAGTACAATGATCATTCAGTATTGATCTTGAAGAAGGCGACGGTGGCCGTTGGAAGATTTGATCCGTTTATACCTTTGTCTTGAAGAAAGTTTAGCGTTGTACAATGATCATTCATAGTCTAATGTATGATATGCAATTGTCTTCCCCCTGCAGGTAAGAGCGGCAACAAACCGTCCCATACCCGACACCACTCTAACCCTCCCGGCGGGGATCGTGTTGTGAAGAAAGTGCAGAGACGATCCGACCAAAACAAACACTGACGTTCCACTTGACCTAAGATGGAGAATGTAACCCAAGGAGCTTCGGGCGAAGACAAGGAGTCTTCAGAACCAGGGAGCGACGAGATCATCATAGTCATCACTGAAGCCGAGAAAAGAGTCGAGAGTGATGAAGAAGAGGCAAATACAGAAGATGATAAAACGAAGGATGAAAGCCCAGAGGTAAAGCGCGTTGAAGAGGGCACTGAAGACAGGCAGACTGAGGACGATGAAGTTGATAAACCCAACGGAAACATGTCCACTGGAGCTGAAACTGTTGAAGGATCAACACAGGAAGCCAGTCTTGAGCAGACACAAGCAAACAGTGAACAAAACACCGACCGAACAGGGTTCATCTCCGAGCTATATGAAGAAGATAGCGATCCGGCGGACTGGGATACGAGCGAAGAAACAATGGACATCCCTCGCGTCATCTGCGTTGATTATATTCGCGCCAAAGGTCAAGAGGAGACCCGTGACTATGGATACACCTTAGAGACAGTGGCGGAAGATACTTTTGAGGGAAGCGACAAAGATGACGACGATGACGATGAAATACCGGTCTCATTGGTGGACTGGGATGGACCGATTCAGGAGGAAATGGACGGGACTGAACTGGCCGACTCGGAATTTGAGTTCACACGATGGAGCGGTGAAGAAGCCAATAACATAGAAGAAACTCTCAACTCAGAAACTGCAGCAGACGATACGGAACAAAACCAAGACGATTCTGACCAAGTAAAAGGCATCAATGAACAAGAATTAAAGATGGTTGATCGAGCAATAGCGGGACTAGAGACGGCAGAGGAGTACATCGAACAGgaaacaacctttgacccagagAAGGGAAACGGAGTCGATCAGACACAAGCAGATGTGAGGGTGATTCTGACAACTGttgatgctgttgttgttgaagaaGAAAACCTGGAAGAAGAGAACACTGAAGAAAACCAAGAGGAGGAGATGTTTGGACAGTCGTATGGTACGTGGAAGCGAGTTGACGACCCAGACAAATGTATGAAAAACGATACTGCTGGTCAAGTGGAGATAGAGAGTGAAGGGCTACAGGAGTGCAGAGGGGAAGGAACGGTGTGTACACAAGAGGTGGGAACATATGGGTCCAATCAGGCAGAGGTAAACCAAGAGGCATCATGGGAAGACGTGGTGATCATCGTCTCAACAGTTGAAGAGGTCGAACCGAGCCTGACGGTAAAGGAAGTAGATGTCGACTGGAGCGAGACGACCTCAGATGAACCCCATGAGGGGTCGGGAGGGTTTCAAGAGGAAGACACGACAGGGTTTGACGAAAAAGAAGTAGAGTTAGATCTGGTAACGGAAGAAGTCTCAGCCCAAGACAAAGGTGAAGAAACTTGCGACGTGGAAGTCGGTGTCCAGCAAAGAAAAACAGACTCAGAGAAAAAGGTTAAAGAAGAAATAACAAATCAGGTTGATACACGTGAGAGCACCGAAGAGggaaatgcattttcaccggTAGAGTTTAGTACAGCTAAGATGGATACAGACTTGGAGAAAACACGGAATGATCTGGAAACGCTCGTGTCCAGGGCTGAACGGGCTGTGCCGGACTTGGAGAAAGCGAGACAAGTTATGGACCAGGAGAAAGTGCGAGGAGATGAGTTGAATACAGAACTGAAGCTGATCAAAGAAGAGTTGGCGCGAGAAAAGACACGCGCACAGGAAGAGAAGAAGAGAGCCGACCGCGCAGAGGCCAAGTTTGAAGAAGCCAGGAAAAACATGGAGCAGGAAAAGGCGAAAACCGACCTCTTGCGGCTGAACCTGGAACAACAGAAGAGTAAAGCAGAGCGCGTGGAAACGGAGATGAAGAAGATCCAGAAAACCGTGGAAACGGAGAAAGCCCGTTCCCAGGGTAAAAAGCGTATCGAGACCGAGGCGCTAGAGCAGGCACGCAGAGATATCGAGTACGAAAAGATCCGGGCGGAAAACGCGGAAGCCGAGTTGAAGAAAGTCCAGCGGGAGTTGGAGACGATAGAAGAGAGGTATCTGGAACAGAGGCGCGTTGAAGCCGAAATCGTTTTGAAGGCTCGCAGAGACGCGGAGTACGAAAAAGCCCGCGCAAACCGCTTGCGTTTGGATCTGAGGACTCTGAAAGAAAACAAGAGCGCGGGAAAGGAGAACGATAAAGACAGTCAGGTACAGCATCTCCAGTCTGAGCTAGAGAGTATGCGGACTGAGCGAGATCAAGAAAAGGCCAGAGCAGACCGTCTGGAGGCGGACGCGAGCCTAGTCAAGGAAAACGCAGTAGACGACGCCTCAAATACAACGAGGTTGGAGCAAGCTCTGAAAACGATGAAACAAGAGAAAGCTAGGGCGGACAGAGCCGAAACGTACTTCCAACAGGCCAGGAGAGAGTGCGAGCAGGAAAAGGTTCGCGCGCAGCTGGAGAAGAGACGGGCTGATCACGCGGAGGCGAGCGTTGAACAAAAACAGAAGCACGTGGAACAGGAGAAGACGAGAGCCAACCGTGCCATAGCAGAGCTAAAGGAGACCAGAAAGCAGCTAAATCAGGAAAAGCTCCGCTACCAAGAAAACACAACGACGCTCCATCGCTCAGAGACAGACCTGAAGCAGGCACGACCCAATTCTGAGGAAACAAATGCAAACGACACAGCAGAGACAGAATTGCAGAAACTACGTGAACAACTTGAGCAAGAAAAAGCCAGAGCTGGCCGAGCCGAGGAGGAAGCAAAAGACCTGAAAGAAGCTACCGCGAAACCGGTTTCTCTGACAGGAGCCGACAAGTTGTACGTAAGAGACGAAGAGACAGAGCTGGAGAGAACACGTCAGGAGGTGGAGCAGGAGCGAGCTCGAACGGAACTGATGAAGGAGGAACTCGAGAAGACAATCAAAGACTTTAAGATGGAGAAACTCCGCGTCCAGGAGGAGAAGATCAGGGCCGACCTGGCTGAGGCAGAACTGAGGAACATCCGGGAGAAAGAGTCGCGCGTGACGTTTCGCCAGGAGTTGGAGAAGGTTTGGGATGACACCAAAGCTAAAGCTAAAGTTGAGGCCAGACTGAGCCAGACAGACCTACATCTGACATTGGACTCCACCACATGGGACGGGTATAAGCTAGAGACAAGCTTCTAGTTTTaaatccccctcccccctcaaaAAGTATTATGATAGCCTCCAAATGTATCAGATATCTTTCAGTGACAGTATGAAATGTAAGTAAATGATAAACCTATTAAATAAAAGGTGATCGTAATGAGAATGACTTGAAAACAAATATGTATAGAGAGAGGAAACAGACGATATATGAATGTAACAAGAAGTTCACAGATATAAAGTTGGCAATAAGAGGAGATAGTGGATATTTTGTCAGTATACCGTAAGTAGATTTAAGATATGCGATATATGTATTATACAGCAGCACGCCCTCTATACTAACTTGCCATACTAGCTAAGACTCAAATGAAGTTATAAGACTTTGATAGTGTCAAAATGTTATCATCTTAGCAAGAATGTTCAACTGAACCAGTTAGTCGGAGGTGTCTGCCATTTTAGCTCTCTACACAACTGCAAAGTATCAATGGGACGAAAGAGTCTCTATCAGGCTTCTTTGAGATGATACAACTTTCGTCAGAGATTCAGAGACATTCAAACGAACGGGGCTAGTCTCTACTCAGGCCCCGTGAAGGTAGCCAAAACTGATAATTAAGATTGTTACagaacatctacttggagattgcCGTTACTAGCCTTCCTTGATGAAAATATGTTTACATTGTTGGATatttatgtatatgatattgatagcaCTAAACAGTCTCTCTCGAGCTCTCTATACTGCTGTACCTAGCAGGGTAAGACACCTTTTTTCGTAGTAAAATGACAATCTTTTTTCATCTAAACAATGAGCAATAAGAAGATACAATACGAAACACATGAAAActtattttgatgtgttttctgTACCAGGGGCACATTCGGACAGGCTATATAAGGACAGGTTTACAGTTCATTGATAATACTGTTTTTGCTCGACAAGGAGTTTTGCTTATATTGTATATGGATGAAATAATAGTACTATGATAACCGATCCAGCTAAGGTTGATCTTAGAGAGATCAGTATTGTAAGCGTATGTGGTCGGACACTGTTGATATGCAGTAAATAGTAGCAACAATATTTGTAGTTCTATcattactactattactactactacaatcGGTACTACTACTACGTCTAAAGGCCTATCAAAGTCTTTATGTCTACCATAGGATAAGATAGTAAGATAGATAAGAAGAAATGCCAACTAACCCGCCTATAAAAAAACTAGCATGTGTTGCAAGATGTATCTATGGACTGTTTAGGTGCCAAGTATGAAAACTATTGCGATGTATTTGTCTATATATAGTCCGCTATTTTATCTAGTACTGTAAGACCACTACAACATTAATGTGTCGAATTactagatatatgtatattacCTTTGGTCTCTTCCAAATAGTATCAACTATGACGTCACATGCCTCTGTGTGTTGTTTTATCTTATGACTTATCCTATATTAGTATGCAGGCTCAAAATTATTGATCACCAAATACCATGCATGGTAGAAAACTTGTTAAACTAAGAACACAACGTAACACAGAAAATAAGAGTTTTATCAAATCTTTATTAGCATCTATTAGtactacagacacacatacatggtGCACCAAACTACTAGTAAAGGATATTAAAAGTGGGAAAAGATAGAGTTAGCTTTTTATTTGTCAAATACATCATTGGAGCATGAAAGCCGGAATACCTATGGACATGACAGCACATTCTACTTTGCACAGTTGTGCTGGGAGCTTATTGTGAATAGAGACGTATTCCATACCGTACTCTTGGCGTAGAAGAATCCGTCTACAGGTCATAATTTGCTGTGCTATAGTGGCGTACAAAACATAACTTGCCAAGAACCTATCAAAGCATATCTGTACTGAACAGCACAGGCTGGCGGCAATAATGTGAATTATTGAGAGAGTGATAACAGAATGTAAGCTGAATACATTTCAGCAAGGTGAATTATCGAATCAATCTAACAATTAGAAACAATATGTGATATAAACATACACAGCCATATAGCTTTTTCTGCACACCTTAAGTCTAACTTATGTAGATATGTATGTCTGTAGACATACATAGCGTTGAGTCCATT encodes the following:
- the LOC136431137 gene encoding calponin homology domain-containing protein DDB_G0272472-like yields the protein MENVTQGASGEDKESSEPGSDEIIIVITEAEKRVESDEEEANTEDDKTKDESPEVKRVEEGTEDRQTEDDEVDKPNGNMSTGAETVEGSTQEASLEQTQANSEQNTDRTGFISELYEEDSDPADWDTSEETMDIPRVICVDYIRAKGQEETRDYGYTLETVAEDTFEGSDKDDDDDDEIPVSLVDWDGPIQEEMDGTELADSEFEFTRWSGEEANNIEETLNSETAADDTEQNQDDSDQVKGINEQELKMVDRAIAGLETAEEYIEQETTFDPEKGNGVDQTQADVRVILTTVDAVVVEEENLEEENTEENQEEEMFGQSYGTWKRVDDPDKCMKNDTAGQVEIESEGLQECRGEGTVCTQEVGTYGSNQAEVNQEASWEDVVIIVSTVEEVEPSLTVKEVDVDWSETTSDEPHEGSGGFQEEDTTGFDEKEVELDLVTEEVSAQDKGEETCDVEVGVQQRKTDSEKKVKEEITNQVDTRESTEEGNAFSPVEFSTAKMDTDLEKTRNDLETLVSRAERAVPDLEKARQVMDQEKVRGDELNTELKLIKEELAREKTRAQEEKKRADRAEAKFEEARKNMEQEKAKTDLLRLNLEQQKSKAERVETEMKKIQKTVETEKARSQGKKRIETEALEQARRDIEYEKIRAENAEAELKKVQRELETIEERYLEQRRVEAEIVLKARRDAEYEKARANRLRLDLRTLKENKSAGKENDKDSQVQHLQSELESMRTERDQEKARADRLEADASLVKENAVDDASNTTRLEQALKTMKQEKARADRAETYFQQARRECEQEKVRAQLEKRRADHAEASVEQKQKHVEQEKTRANRAIAELKETRKQLNQEKLRYQENTTTLHRSETDLKQARPNSEETNANDTAETELQKLREQLEQEKARAGRAEEEAKDLKEATAKPVSLTGADKLYVRDEETELERTRQEVEQERARTELMKEELEKTIKDFKMEKLRVQEEKIRADLAEAELRNIREKESRVTFRQELEKVWDDTKAKAKVEARLSQTDLHLTLDSTTWDGYKLETSF